In Pleomorphomonas sp. T1.2MG-36, a single window of DNA contains:
- a CDS encoding S49 family peptidase — protein sequence MVDLRSWLPRRFRGDVPVVPLVRLSGAIGMPAALGRGSLSLSSIDATLKKAFSVSGAKAVALAINSPGGSPVQSHLIFRRIRQLAAEKKLPVIAYVEDIAASGGYMLACAADEIVVDRSSILGSIGVVSATFGLDKAIARLGIDRRVYTAGTRKVTLDPFQPENGEDVEHLKTLQRDIHAFFIELVKDRRGARLAEGADLFSGLYWAGERSMALGLADRIGTAHDDLAARYGDKVDIRLFEPGRSGFLRRRLFGTATDEAGSLVDFDNVLAAIERRSLFSRYGL from the coding sequence TTGGTCGATCTCAGGTCCTGGCTGCCGCGACGGTTTCGCGGCGATGTGCCCGTCGTGCCGCTCGTCCGCTTGTCGGGAGCCATCGGCATGCCCGCCGCGCTGGGGCGAGGATCGCTATCGCTTTCCTCCATCGACGCAACGCTCAAGAAGGCCTTTTCGGTCAGTGGGGCAAAGGCGGTGGCCCTTGCCATCAACTCGCCCGGCGGCTCGCCCGTTCAGTCTCACTTGATTTTTCGCCGTATCCGCCAGCTTGCCGCTGAAAAGAAGCTGCCGGTGATCGCCTACGTCGAGGATATCGCAGCGTCGGGCGGCTACATGCTGGCCTGTGCCGCCGACGAGATCGTTGTCGATCGGTCTTCAATCCTCGGGTCGATAGGCGTGGTCTCGGCCACCTTCGGTCTCGACAAGGCCATTGCCCGCCTCGGCATCGACCGCCGCGTCTACACCGCCGGCACGCGCAAGGTGACGCTCGATCCCTTCCAGCCGGAGAACGGCGAGGACGTCGAGCACCTCAAGACGCTGCAGCGCGACATCCATGCCTTCTTCATCGAGCTGGTGAAGGACCGGCGCGGCGCGCGCTTGGCCGAAGGCGCAGATCTGTTCTCCGGCCTCTATTGGGCTGGCGAGCGGTCGATGGCGCTCGGCCTCGCCGACCGCATCGGTACGGCTCACGACGACCTAGCCGCCCGCTACGGCGACAAGGTCGACATCCGCCTGTTCGAACCGGGCCGAAGCGGCTTCCTGCGCCGCCGTCTGTTCGGCACTGCGACCGACGAGGCCGGCAGTCTTGTCGATTTCGACAATGTTCTCGCAGCGATCGAGCGACGCAGTCTGTTCTCACGCTACGGTTTGTGA
- a CDS encoding GNAT family N-acetyltransferase produces the protein MILATPRLLLAPWTEHDLAPFAALNADPEVMRYFPKTMTTEESNALVDRLRGMWADHGYGLAAVRRREDDAFVGMVGIQKVLNPAYPFAPAVEVGWRLAKAFWRQGYAGEAARAALAHGFDVLGLAEIVAFTAVPNLPSQAVMASLGMTRDPADDFLHPLLPEDHPLRPHVLYRLKQDDFRR, from the coding sequence ATGATCCTCGCCACACCGCGCCTTCTGCTGGCTCCCTGGACGGAGCATGATCTGGCGCCGTTTGCCGCGCTGAATGCCGATCCAGAGGTGATGCGCTACTTCCCGAAAACCATGACGACCGAGGAAAGCAACGCTCTCGTCGACCGCCTTCGCGGCATGTGGGCGGACCACGGCTACGGTCTCGCAGCAGTGCGTCGGCGCGAGGACGACGCCTTCGTCGGCATGGTCGGCATTCAGAAGGTGTTGAACCCCGCCTACCCGTTCGCGCCAGCCGTCGAGGTTGGTTGGCGGCTGGCCAAGGCGTTCTGGCGGCAGGGATATGCCGGTGAGGCGGCGCGGGCCGCCCTTGCCCACGGCTTCGATGTCCTGGGCCTTGCCGAAATCGTCGCGTTCACGGCGGTTCCCAACCTGCCGTCACAAGCCGTCATGGCCAGCCTCGGCATGACACGCGATCCGGCCGATGATTTCCTGCATCCGCTCCTGCCGGAGGACCACCCTTTGAGGCCGCATGTGTTGTACCGGCTGAAGCAAGACGACTTCCGGCGCTGA
- a CDS encoding bifunctional transcriptional activator/DNA repair enzyme AdaA: protein MSFDITLCETAWTARDPAYDGAFFVCVRTTGIYCRCVCPVKQPLRRNVEFLPSAAAAELAGYRPCLRCRPETAPFCPAWKGTLTIVEKAARLIRDEGVLDGDGSVETLAERVGVGSRHLTRLFRRHLGASPIEVAKTARVQRAKRLITDTDLPMTDVALQAGFGSLRRFNAVFQEVYKRAPSEMRRGRTAPVTCSHNSHTRYRKGLRQDHFVPGST from the coding sequence ATGAGCTTCGACATCACCCTCTGCGAAACGGCCTGGACGGCCCGGGACCCTGCCTATGACGGGGCCTTTTTCGTTTGCGTACGGACGACCGGCATCTATTGCCGCTGCGTCTGCCCGGTGAAGCAACCGCTCCGCCGCAATGTCGAGTTCCTGCCCAGCGCGGCGGCGGCGGAGCTGGCAGGGTACCGCCCCTGCCTGCGCTGTCGGCCGGAGACGGCGCCTTTCTGCCCTGCCTGGAAGGGTACGCTGACCATCGTCGAGAAAGCGGCGCGACTGATCCGGGATGAGGGAGTGCTCGACGGTGATGGCAGTGTCGAGACACTGGCGGAGCGGGTTGGCGTTGGCAGTCGGCACCTGACCCGGCTCTTCCGCCGCCATCTCGGCGCCAGCCCGATCGAAGTGGCAAAGACGGCGCGTGTGCAACGTGCCAAGCGCCTCATTACAGATACCGACTTGCCGATGACCGACGTCGCGCTTCAAGCGGGATTCGGCAGTTTGCGGCGGTTCAATGCCGTGTTTCAGGAGGTTTACAAACGAGCACCGAGTGAGATGCGGCGGGGGCGAACAGCTCCAGTTACTTGCTCGCACAACTCACATACACGCTACCGAAAAGGACTGAGGCAGGATCACTTTGTTCCTGGATCGACATAG
- a CDS encoding glycine--tRNA ligase subunit alpha, with the protein MTQPAHVNDPRRSFQGLILTLQRFWADKGCVILQPYDMEVGAGTFHPATTLRSLGPKPWKAAYVQPSRRPKDGRYGENPNRFQHYYQFQVILKPSPENLQDLYLESLEAIGIDLKLHDVRFVEDDWESPTLGAWGLGWECWCDGMEVSQFTYFQQVAGIECSPVSGELTYGLERLAMYLQGVDNGYELNFNGQEGADKVTYGDVFHQAEEEYSRHNFEYADTDMLMQHFKDAEAECKALLEKGAAAGTNGLHKCVLPAYDQCIKASHRFNLLDARGVISVQERQSYILRVRELAKACGEAWLKTAGGGALA; encoded by the coding sequence ATGACCCAGCCCGCACACGTCAACGATCCCCGCCGTTCCTTCCAGGGGCTGATCCTGACCCTGCAGCGCTTCTGGGCGGACAAGGGTTGCGTCATCCTGCAGCCATACGACATGGAAGTCGGCGCCGGTACCTTCCATCCGGCAACCACGCTGCGCTCGCTGGGGCCGAAGCCCTGGAAGGCGGCTTACGTTCAGCCGTCCCGCCGGCCCAAGGACGGTCGCTACGGCGAGAATCCCAACCGCTTCCAGCACTATTACCAGTTCCAGGTGATCCTGAAGCCGTCGCCGGAGAACCTGCAGGATCTCTATCTCGAAAGCCTCGAGGCGATCGGCATCGATCTCAAGTTGCACGATGTGCGTTTCGTCGAGGACGACTGGGAGAGCCCGACGCTCGGCGCCTGGGGCCTTGGCTGGGAGTGCTGGTGCGACGGCATGGAAGTCAGCCAGTTCACCTATTTTCAGCAGGTGGCGGGCATCGAGTGCTCGCCGGTGTCGGGTGAGCTGACCTACGGCCTCGAGCGCCTCGCCATGTATCTGCAAGGCGTCGACAACGGCTACGAGCTGAACTTCAACGGTCAGGAAGGCGCGGACAAGGTCACCTACGGCGACGTGTTCCACCAAGCCGAGGAAGAGTATTCCCGCCATAACTTCGAATATGCCGACACCGACATGCTGATGCAGCATTTCAAGGACGCCGAGGCGGAGTGCAAGGCGCTGCTCGAAAAGGGCGCGGCGGCGGGTACCAACGGTCTCCACAAGTGCGTTTTGCCGGCCTACGACCAGTGCATCAAGGCCAGTCACCGCTTCAATCTGCTCGATGCCCGTGGCGTCATCTCGGTGCAGGAGCGGCAGAGCTACATCCTGCGTGTGCGTGAGCTGGCGAAAGCCTGTGGCGAAGCCTGGCTGAAAACGGCCGGCGGCGGTGCGCTGGCGTGA
- a CDS encoding ATP12 family chaperone protein, which produces MADLFEELAASFDPVLATERARANVQRVLPKRFYKVVSVEPVDGLHRVLLDGKPVRTPARHQLAVASLRAACALEAEWAAQGEFVDPMTMPLTRLVNSAIDGVSSEIEAVKDTVAAYAGSDLTCYRAGEPPRLDERQRLAWEPVLDWIRGRFGVRPVATIGVMAIAQPPELVTAIRAALPDDPICLAAIELITTLTGSVFLALALFERRLLPDDVWLAAHVDEDWNAELWGVDSEARLRRDFRRADFDAAVLLLLD; this is translated from the coding sequence ATGGCCGATCTCTTCGAAGAACTCGCCGCATCCTTCGATCCGGTGCTGGCCACCGAACGCGCGCGCGCCAACGTGCAGCGCGTTTTGCCCAAGCGATTCTACAAGGTGGTGTCGGTGGAGCCCGTCGACGGGCTCCACCGGGTGCTGCTCGACGGCAAGCCGGTGCGGACGCCGGCGCGCCATCAGCTTGCCGTGGCTTCGCTGCGGGCCGCCTGTGCCCTGGAGGCCGAATGGGCCGCGCAGGGCGAGTTCGTCGACCCGATGACCATGCCGCTGACGCGCCTCGTCAACTCGGCGATCGATGGCGTGTCGAGCGAGATCGAGGCGGTGAAGGACACGGTTGCCGCCTACGCCGGTTCCGACCTCACCTGTTACCGGGCAGGAGAGCCGCCGCGCCTCGATGAACGCCAGCGCCTCGCCTGGGAGCCGGTGCTCGATTGGATCAGGGGGCGGTTCGGCGTCCGCCCGGTGGCGACGATCGGTGTCATGGCGATCGCCCAACCGCCCGAGCTCGTCACGGCAATCCGCGCGGCTCTGCCCGATGATCCGATCTGCCTTGCCGCCATCGAGCTGATCACCACGCTGACCGGCTCCGTGTTCCTCGCTTTGGCTCTTTTCGAAAGACGTCTTCTTCCCGACGACGTCTGGCTTGCCGCCCATGTCGACGAAGACTGGAATGCCGAGCTTTGGGGTGTCGACAGCGAAGCCCGATTGCGTCGCGATTTTCGACGCGCCGACTTCGACGCGGCTGTCCTGCTTCTTCTGGACTAG
- a CDS encoding DMT family transporter — protein MSLLDWSLLVFLSVLWGGSFFFSKVALAELPPFTVVLGRVAIAAMALYAYLRVTGRAIPVSGEVWRAFFAMGLINNLIPFSLIFWGQTAIASGLASILNATTPIFSILVAHLLTADEKMTPQKIAGVLLGILGVVVLMSGSAFAGNGPPLWALLACLGAALSYGFAGTFGRRFRRMGIAPAVGAFGQTTTSALMMLPLVAFVDTPWNLAAPHAVTIGALLALALISTALAYIIYFHLLSVGGATNSSLVTLLIPVSAILLGSLILGERLSANHVLGMALIGLGLLSIDGRIFSMFRRAPAT, from the coding sequence ATGAGCCTCCTTGACTGGAGCCTTCTTGTTTTCCTCTCCGTCCTCTGGGGCGGGTCGTTCTTCTTTTCGAAGGTGGCGCTCGCCGAGTTGCCGCCCTTCACCGTAGTGCTCGGCCGCGTGGCAATCGCCGCAATGGCGCTTTACGCCTATCTTCGAGTAACTGGCCGGGCAATCCCTGTAAGCGGCGAGGTGTGGCGCGCCTTCTTCGCCATGGGGCTGATCAACAACCTCATCCCCTTCAGCCTGATCTTCTGGGGGCAGACGGCCATCGCCTCCGGCCTCGCCTCCATTCTCAATGCCACCACGCCGATCTTCTCGATTCTCGTTGCCCATCTGCTGACGGCCGATGAGAAGATGACGCCGCAAAAGATCGCCGGCGTACTGCTCGGGATCCTCGGTGTTGTCGTACTGATGAGCGGCAGCGCCTTTGCCGGCAACGGCCCGCCGCTCTGGGCACTGCTCGCCTGTCTCGGCGCCGCCCTCTCCTACGGTTTCGCCGGTACATTCGGGCGCCGGTTCCGCCGCATGGGCATTGCGCCGGCCGTCGGGGCTTTCGGACAGACGACGACCAGCGCATTGATGATGCTGCCGCTCGTCGCCTTCGTCGACACGCCGTGGAACCTCGCAGCACCGCACGCCGTCACCATTGGAGCGCTTCTCGCCCTGGCGCTGATTTCGACGGCGTTGGCCTACATCATCTACTTCCATCTCCTCTCGGTCGGCGGCGCCACCAACTCATCGCTGGTGACGCTGCTGATCCCCGTTTCGGCCATTCTGCTCGGCAGCCTGATACTCGGCGAGCGACTGTCAGCCAACCATGTCCTGGGCATGGCGCTGATCGGGCTCGGTCTCCTGTCGATCGACGGCCGAATCTTCTCCATGTTCAGACGTGCTCCAGCCACGTGA
- a CDS encoding HAD-IA family hydrolase produces the protein MAPKLVLFDCDGTLVDSQHMIVATMTEAFAKVGHAPPDRDGVLSIIGLSLPEAIGRLDPSLDEVAVGLVSEAYRDTYQSMRFRLAETAPLYPGALDALKALRNRDDVLLGVVTGKSRRGLDAILETHGLSTMFSVLRTADDGPSKPHPFMVVDAVAALGGEVSHTVVVGDTGYDMLMARAAGAFALGVTWGYNGRDELTEAGAQVLADGFAEVPTLAMGLLGAKE, from the coding sequence ATGGCGCCGAAGCTTGTCCTGTTCGATTGCGACGGCACGCTGGTGGACAGCCAACATATGATCGTGGCCACCATGACCGAGGCTTTCGCCAAGGTCGGACATGCGCCGCCCGACCGGGACGGCGTCCTCTCAATCATCGGCCTGTCGCTGCCGGAAGCGATCGGTCGCCTCGATCCCAGTCTGGATGAAGTCGCCGTCGGCCTGGTGTCGGAGGCCTATCGCGATACCTATCAGTCGATGAGGTTTCGCCTCGCCGAGACCGCGCCGCTCTACCCCGGTGCGCTCGACGCCTTGAAGGCACTGCGGAATCGGGACGACGTGCTGTTGGGTGTCGTGACCGGCAAGTCGCGGCGTGGGCTCGACGCCATCCTGGAAACGCATGGGCTTTCGACCATGTTCTCGGTCCTGCGCACGGCCGACGACGGTCCGTCGAAACCGCATCCGTTCATGGTCGTCGACGCCGTGGCGGCGCTCGGCGGCGAGGTATCGCACACCGTCGTGGTGGGCGATACCGGCTATGACATGCTGATGGCCCGGGCGGCGGGCGCCTTCGCGCTCGGGGTTACCTGGGGTTATAACGGCCGAGACGAGCTCACAGAGGCCGGCGCTCAAGTGCTTGCCGACGGCTTTGCCGAAGTGCCGACGCTGGCGATGGGACTCCTCGGCGCCAAGGAGTAG
- a CDS encoding SGNH/GDSL hydrolase family protein: MKIHEGSKLLFIGDSITDWSRARPIGEALFDSLGTGYVGLVNALLNVTHAAHRIRVVNMGVSANTVRDLEARWSTDVEDLNPDWLSIMIGINDVWRQFDARLQTENHVLIGEYEATLERLILRSKPRLKGLVLMAPYFVEFNRADPMRKMIDDYGAVVKRLAEKHGAVFADTQAAFDDVMTEIHPMGIATDRVHPTLTGHMIIARAFLKAVGYPV; this comes from the coding sequence ATGAAGATCCACGAGGGCAGCAAGCTGTTGTTCATCGGCGACTCGATCACCGACTGGAGCCGCGCCAGGCCGATCGGCGAGGCGCTGTTCGACTCGCTCGGTACCGGCTACGTCGGTCTCGTCAACGCCCTCCTCAACGTGACGCATGCTGCCCACCGCATCCGCGTCGTCAACATGGGCGTCAGCGCCAATACCGTGCGCGACCTCGAAGCGCGCTGGTCGACCGACGTCGAAGACCTGAATCCCGACTGGCTTTCGATCATGATCGGCATCAACGACGTCTGGCGGCAGTTCGACGCCCGCCTCCAGACCGAGAACCATGTGCTGATCGGCGAATACGAAGCAACGCTCGAACGCCTCATCCTGCGTAGCAAGCCTCGTCTCAAGGGCCTCGTGCTGATGGCGCCCTATTTCGTCGAGTTCAACCGCGCCGACCCCATGCGCAAGATGATCGACGACTACGGCGCGGTGGTAAAAAGGCTCGCCGAAAAGCATGGCGCCGTCTTCGCCGACACCCAGGCCGCCTTCGACGATGTGATGACCGAGATCCACCCGATGGGCATCGCCACCGACCGAGTCCACCCGACACTCACCGGTCACATGATTATCGCCCGCGCGTTCCTGAAGGCGGTGGGCTATCCGGTTTAG
- a CDS encoding acyltransferase family protein, with the protein MTIDKVALSSAQHGSSELQRVDYLDGWRGLAICLVLQGHFFAIQGWHSGRMGVDVFFCLSGLLMSRILFQRRVPLTTFYKRRISRIIPAFMLFLLIVFGIAALIGKPAPAEEVVPTVLFLRSYLPADFHMFASPYPIGHLWSLNVEEHSYIFLSLLTLLPFLRGREGWALIAFGFVTIAIHLSYYAFPDIAPPKEYWVRSEVAATNLLLSAGYSLLRDRTAPYVRPWMPVAAFGLGSALYIGSVFPWMLTMTVAPFFLAFTVNHLAEAPRWVRSTLSLAPLRLLGIASFSIYLWQQPFYQYKKYLFDSLPGHALIGMLLSVAIGFLSFYAYENRVRTWLNRVW; encoded by the coding sequence ATGACCATCGATAAAGTGGCACTTTCCTCGGCGCAGCACGGCAGCAGCGAGTTGCAACGCGTCGACTATCTGGACGGCTGGCGTGGCCTGGCGATCTGTCTGGTGCTGCAGGGCCATTTCTTCGCGATACAGGGCTGGCATAGCGGCCGAATGGGCGTCGATGTCTTCTTCTGCCTGTCCGGCTTGCTGATGAGCCGCATCCTGTTCCAGCGACGCGTGCCGCTCACCACGTTCTACAAACGCAGAATATCGCGCATCATTCCGGCCTTTATGCTTTTTCTGCTGATCGTCTTCGGCATCGCCGCGCTGATCGGCAAGCCGGCCCCTGCCGAGGAAGTGGTGCCGACGGTGCTGTTCCTCCGCTCCTACCTGCCGGCCGACTTTCATATGTTCGCGAGCCCCTACCCGATCGGTCACCTGTGGTCGCTGAACGTGGAGGAACACTCCTATATCTTCCTGTCGCTGCTGACCCTCCTCCCATTCCTGCGCGGCCGCGAAGGCTGGGCGTTGATCGCCTTCGGCTTTGTCACCATCGCGATCCACCTGAGCTACTACGCCTTCCCCGACATCGCCCCGCCCAAGGAATACTGGGTGCGAAGCGAGGTGGCGGCCACCAACCTTCTGCTATCGGCCGGCTATTCCCTCCTGAGAGATCGGACCGCACCCTACGTCCGTCCATGGATGCCCGTTGCCGCCTTTGGTCTGGGATCGGCGCTCTATATCGGCTCGGTGTTTCCGTGGATGTTGACCATGACGGTTGCTCCCTTCTTCCTCGCGTTCACCGTCAATCATCTGGCCGAGGCGCCGCGCTGGGTCAGATCGACGCTGTCGCTGGCGCCGCTCAGACTGCTCGGGATAGCCTCGTTTTCGATCTATCTTTGGCAACAACCTTTCTACCAATACAAAAAATACCTGTTCGATAGCCTGCCGGGCCATGCGCTGATCGGTATGCTGCTGTCGGTGGCGATCGGCTTTCTGTCGTTTTACGCCTATGAGAATCGCGTCAGGACCTGGCTCAACCGGGTGTGGTGA